The stretch of DNA TTAGCTGCTGGCGTCGCTTCTCCGTGAGATACCGATTCTCGTTGAACTCGTGCTATGGGCGAAAAAGTGGGGAAAGGCATAGGTTTAGGTGGGTCTAAAAGGATTTTTAGgatcatttataaatttatagagcTTATTAAATTAGATATTCCAAATAACTCTTAGTCCAATATATATAATCAAAAAGAATGCTTAGATTTAAATgtcaaatatagaaaaattatatttaataacaatttaatgtgtaattatttaaaaggatTTATGTAAGCACATTTTGCAAGTATAATAACACACGAAAAACGATCTTTAGctgatttgaataattattatggttgtttaaaatgatttatttagcaAGTTTATTAGCAACTTGCTTATTATACTGTTTGTATACGCTAAGTGGATTTATTTAACAAGCTTGTTAGccactaatttaatattcCCTTTGTATTTGATCATTATTTCTCAAGTGTTTGAAAGTAGAATTGATATAGAGGTAGATATAAACGGAAATCGCCTTACCTTCAGTCTGGCCAGCTGCGTACCGCTGAAGGCCGTTCGCGGCCTCTTGTCCTCGGGCACCCCGCCCCCATCGGTGGCCTCCCCCTTCTCGGCGCCCCCTCCCCCGCCGCCACCTCCTGCCGCCGAGCTGGACGTCGCCGGCTTCTTGGGCTTTCGCGCTCGTGGACCTGCGAAAGGGAAACACAATGAGATGAGATGAGTGCGGAGGTCATAAAAATTCCAGGGAGCGCTTAATGGCACCAACATGACTGGACCTGGACCTCAACCTGCCCGACTGCCGACTCATCGGGCGGACATAAATCCTGCGCCTCATATATGCAGCACAGCCCGGCAATTAATTCACATTTAAATGCGTCCAGACGAGTCCAGGGTAACGTCCTTCAGCCCCCTCCCCATTCCCCTAAAAAAGCTTACCAGCCAAAACAATTAAAGTTTTCGGGTGGAAATTTGTTCGCGTCATTTTCAAAAAGTAATCAACGCAATGACTTTTGACTGTGGCTAATTTTCCCGAAGGATACCCCGAAAACACCCCCAACGGAACGACTTGAGTTGTCTTGGATTTAATTAACAGCATTCGGGTCGGACAGGCGCAGAGAATCGCTCCACTTGATGTGGGTTGGTGGCCCAAACTTGGGCCAAGAcgcaaataaaattctattcgAAATTTGGGTTTCAAAGTTTGGCTCGTTTCGGAAATAGTTGGGAAAACTATAACCGAagtaaaaatggaaaacgaaAAATGAAGCGATTATGAGGTTTCACTAATGGGAATATTTCGGTCAAAGGAAGAGCCGAGTCAAGTGACCGCAAGATGTTCGAAACGAAGCGAAACTGAAATATGCGGCaagtattttgtaatttaagaGCTCCATCTATCATAAGGTATTTGTAAGAGACTTGGGTATTTCGCCATTCTCCCTGAAAAGTGTGTTTCAGTCTTGAAAgttaacagaaaatatttaactagcAGCAGCACATACAATTTTTAGTTGACTTTAGATTGTTAGTTTATAAcctttgtataaaaaaattttcaatttattcaccaaataaatttaaatgtaaacctATTAAAATTTGCTGTAGAACTCAAACCCATCGATTAGTTTAAAAGTCAATTCTGCGaactaataaataagtaaaaattcTAGTAAGCCCATCAATCGCCTTATTCGCAGTTCCATTATTTAGGTCTAAGCCCCTACCAAGAACTCTTGACCCATTCCCTTTAGCTCCTTCGAACTATTAAACACCGTCATATCGATTCTGAATTTCCAATTCACTGAGTCCCAGTTTTCGTCCTCTTCGTACT from Drosophila takahashii strain IR98-3 E-12201 chromosome 2R, DtakHiC1v2, whole genome shotgun sequence encodes:
- the LOC138912211 gene encoding homeobox protein E60-like produces the protein MTRTNFHPKTLIVLAGPRARKPKKPATSSSAAGGGGGGGGAEKGEATDGGGVPEDKRPRTAFSGTQLARLKHEFNENRYLTEKRRQQLSGELGLNEAQIKIWFQNKRAKLKKSSGTKNPLALQLMAQGLYNHSTIPLTREEEELQEAASAAASKEPC